The Romeriopsis navalis LEGE 11480 genome segment CACCTCAGAACTGGATGTAGGCATTACTTAATTTTGCCGATTTCCCGTCCAATTTTTTCAATGTCAGCGTAATTGTCATTTTTGGTCGAGATGAACTTTTTAGCGGAAAATAACTTCAGAATTTCCGCTTGGTCTTTGTCCTTTGGATTGAGTTTGAGGAAGGCTTTTTTCACTTTCTTCGCTGTATCATCGCCAAAGCGCTCTTTCACCGAAGGGCTTAGCACCCAGTGATAGTCGTAGTAGGTTGGCGTCACATAGATGATATAGACATCATCAGTATTGATACTGCCATTCTGGATCTGCTGATCCCAGACTTTGCTATTCAGTGCCCCGACTTCATAGGTGCCTGCTTTGACGAGCTCAATCGTCGCATCGTGATTTTTGGAGAATCCCGGTTGTTCCCCCTTAAAATCCTTCAGCTTCACCCCGGCTTTATTGAGGTAATACTGCGGCATTAACCGCCCAGAAGTTGAGGTCTCACTACCAAAGGTAAATGACTTACCCTTCAGCCGATCCAGGCCATAAAAATCCCGAAACCGACTGATACCGGATGACTCATTGGCAATGAATACACTACGAAATTTCTCATCGACCGCCCGCTGCACGATCGCCTGCGAACCTGGCACCTGTAACCGCGCTTGGACACCCGTTAGCCCCCCAAACCAAACCAAGTCTAAGTCACCCACCTTAAACGCCGTAACGGCGGCGGTATAGTCTGTGACCGGCTGGTAAACTACCTTTAGATCAAGTTCTTTAGACAAATAGTCAGCCAGCTTACTGTAGAGGCGCTGGAGTTTCTCGGGATTCTGGTCAGGGATTGCTCCGATTGTCAGAACTTTCTTATCTTTGGGCCGGCGTTGCGTTTGACTAGAGCTAGTTTTGCTACCTTGAGGTCCACCAGCACAGGCCGGTAGTGACAGTAGCAGTAGACCAGCGACTAACAGGGAAATCTTTTGTCGAATCATAATCACACGATGCCCTAATCTTCTTCCCTAACCTTTACCGGGTCAGGAGTTAAGGTTTTAACAGCATCTATTCGTATCACTTTCCGGATACCCCTGTCTATCATCGTCAGGCCGATTTCCTGAAGTCGCATCAGATTTTCGATCAAAAAAGTCAGGAAAGCCCGATCGGTTGGAGAAGATATGTATAGCGGTTCGATGCTTGCCTCGCCGAATAGTTGCATTAAAATTGATACGGAATGAATGCAACCACAATCCCTAACTACCTCCGTTTTCCTGGAATGGCCCATGTCCCCATTACTGAATCGCCTAGCATTGACCACGATCGCGTTCATCACAATTAGCAGTTTCCAGCCATACAGTCAGACGGCGATGGCGCAAACGTATCAGACTGTGAAGCAATCGCAGCAATTCTTCAAACGCGGCAATAAACTGTATAAACGTGGCAAGTTTGCGGCGGCGGCCACGGCGTTTCAGCAAGCAAAGCAGCTGCATCCCACCTTTGATCATGCCTACTCCTTGGGGATGACGTATCTCAATTCGCTACAGAATGCGAAAGCTATTCCCGTGTTTCGCGAGGCGATCCAATTGGAGCCAAATCACCGTACGGCCCCCTTTGCCTACAGCCATATTGGTAAAGCCTACTTAAACCTGCGGCAATATGCCAAAGCGATCGCCGCTTATCAACAAGCCACGATCCGGTTGCCCAAAAACACCTATTTTCACGAAAATCTAGGGATTGCCTACCATCTGAACGGCCAATTCCCGCAAGCAGTGCGCGCCTATGAACAAGCCCTTAAGCTAAAACCGAACAATCCTGATATTCGCAAGGTTTTGGAAAAAGCGCGAACGGGTCGTAAACCTTAAATCATTGCCCCGAATATTTGCAGCCAAGCTCAACCCCTCACTGCAATGCGATGCCTGAGAGACGCTAGGATATTAGGACATATCCTATGTTGAGTGTTCGATTTGTCTATGGCTGTTACTGATGCCGATATTTCAGAGTTTCTTCAGCAATTTGCCCGATTTGGTGTAAATCTGGGATTAGAAGCTAGTGAGCAGTTACTAGAAGTCTTACAGCATCCCCAGGACCGAACACCGATCGTGCATGTTGCGGGCAGTAATGGTAAGGGTTCTGTCTGTGCCTATATTTCTTCGATTTTGACCGCTGCGGGTTATCGGACCGGGCGTTATACCTCACCGCATTTAGTCAGCTGGACTGAACGGATCTGCATTAACGACCAACCGATTGACCGGGCTGACCTATGGGCCACGCTAGAACAAGTCAAAGCCGCGATCAATCCAGATAAACCTTCACCCACGCAATTTGAAGTTTTTACGGCGGCAATGTGGCTTTATTTTGCACAACGGAAAGTTGATGTGGCGGTGATTGAAGTGGGGCTTGGGGGACGGCTCGATGCAACCAATATTACTGATGAATGTTTGGTTAGTATTATCACCTCTGTGAGCTTAGAGCATACGGAACGGCTCGGCGATACCCTCGCAAAGGTTGCTTATGAGAAAGCGGGAATCTTGAAGAACGGTTGTCCGGCAGTAATTGGCGAACTGCCAGAATCTGCTTTAGCCGTTGTTAGCCGCGCGGCATTTGATCGCTTTTGTGCCACGACCTATCCCACACCGGCGAAGGATGTCGGTCAAGGGTCATGCTTGTTTGAAGGGATGGAAACCTATGAA includes the following:
- a CDS encoding putative selenate ABC transporter substrate-binding protein codes for the protein MIRQKISLLVAGLLLLSLPACAGGPQGSKTSSSQTQRRPKDKKVLTIGAIPDQNPEKLQRLYSKLADYLSKELDLKVVYQPVTDYTAAVTAFKVGDLDLVWFGGLTGVQARLQVPGSQAIVQRAVDEKFRSVFIANESSGISRFRDFYGLDRLKGKSFTFGSETSTSGRLMPQYYLNKAGVKLKDFKGEQPGFSKNHDATIELVKAGTYEVGALNSKVWDQQIQNGSINTDDVYIIYVTPTYYDYHWVLSPSVKERFGDDTAKKVKKAFLKLNPKDKDQAEILKLFSAKKFISTKNDNYADIEKIGREIGKIK
- a CDS encoding bifunctional folylpolyglutamate synthase/dihydrofolate synthase gives rise to the protein MAVTDADISEFLQQFARFGVNLGLEASEQLLEVLQHPQDRTPIVHVAGSNGKGSVCAYISSILTAAGYRTGRYTSPHLVSWTERICINDQPIDRADLWATLEQVKAAINPDKPSPTQFEVFTAAMWLYFAQRKVDVAVIEVGLGGRLDATNITDECLVSIITSVSLEHTERLGDTLAKVAYEKAGILKNGCPAVIGELPESALAVVSRAAFDRFCATTYPTPAKDVGQGSCLFEGMETYEFDDSTVMYAAQEIQYQLPLEGEIQRHNSALAIAAIQRLHEQGWEISDTAIVKGIANTQWPGRLQWYDWKGHRILIDGAHNPASAQVLSSFVANHSRQSRHWVIGMLSTKNHTEIFQSLLQPGDSVYFVPVPEHSSAALPELVSNAKQVCPDLKSAVVFNDVQLGLQAATIEAKHQDLVILCGSLYLLGHFFEQEASIQSP
- a CDS encoding tetratricopeptide repeat protein codes for the protein MSPLLNRLALTTIAFITISSFQPYSQTAMAQTYQTVKQSQQFFKRGNKLYKRGKFAAAATAFQQAKQLHPTFDHAYSLGMTYLNSLQNAKAIPVFREAIQLEPNHRTAPFAYSHIGKAYLNLRQYAKAIAAYQQATIRLPKNTYFHENLGIAYHLNGQFPQAVRAYEQALKLKPNNPDIRKVLEKARTGRKP